CAGCGCCGCCGGATCGAGCCCCCGGTCGGGGTCCGCGACGGCCGCCCGGTCGGGTACGTCGACGGCGACGACGACCCGCCGCCGCGGGGCACCCGGGTCCGCCGCGAGCAGCCGCAGCGAGGCGAGCGCGGCCCTGCTCAGCGCCGCGTACTCCAGCTCCTCGATGTCGTCGGACAGATACCACTCACGCAACCCGGGCGTGACGGCGTACGCGACGAGCGGCCCGGACCCCAGCTCCCCCGTCTTGTGCGCCTCGGCGAGACCGGGGAGGGTCAGGGGGACGTAGACGCGCATGGCTGGCCGCTTTCTTTCGTGGTCGCAGACTCGGACTCGGCACCTCGGGAGGCCGGTTCCGCGCCTCCCTGGGGGCCTTCAGGATACGTGCGGGCCCGTCCCCTTTCGGGCCCCTGCCCCTACCCCGTCAGACGTCAACCCCGAACCCCGGAACTCACCCGGCCCACCCCCACGACGCCGGGCCCTGCACCCCCTCGACCACCCCTGATAGGTGAACTTTCCGACCCCTCGCCCACTACTCCCCGCTTCCTTGCCGCCACGGACCGCGACCCCGTACAAGATCCCCAACGGCAAGTTACCGCCCGGTATGCACCGGGCCCACGGAACGGGGACACCCATGAACAAGGTCATGACGAGGACGCAGCACCACCCCGGCACCCGCCCGCCCGGCCGCCGCGACACCCGCCGCCCCACAGGCACCCCACCCCGCACCCCGAACGGCGTCACCCCTCGCCCGTCACCCCACAGCACCCGCCCACCCACCGCCCCCGGCACCACCTCCCCCACCGGCACCGCCACCCGCACCCGCCACGCCGACGGCCGCCCCGCAACCACCCAGGCCCTCACACCCCCGACCGTCCCCGCCCAAACCCCCCGCCGTCCCCTCTCCCAACCGCGCCCCACCGACCTCTTCGCCGACCGCCTCCTCGCGGTCCTGACCGGCCAACGCCCCGTCCACTTCATGCTCCGGCACACCCTCGGCCACGCCTACGACGACCTGGCCCACCTCGCCGAACGAGGCCCCTTGCGCAGCACCGCCCACAGCGCCCGTCCCGTCGTCCGCGACATCGGCTACTTCGTCCCGCGCACCGGCGCCATCGAGGCCTTCGCCCGCATCAGCGCCGGCGACCGCCTGCGCGCGATGGCCTTCCGCCTGGAACTCGGCACGGACCGCCGCTGGCGCTGCACCGCCGTGGAACTCGACGGCCCCCGCAGGCCCCACCCACAGGACGACTGAGCAGCCTCCAGGGCCACCGAACAGCACTGCCCAAGGCAAACGGGGCCACAAGCCGCGGAAAGCCCCCAGAGGCCCCAGAGGCCGCCCGCCCAACCAACCCCACGCACGCCAAAGGGCCGGGCCACCCGAAGGTGACCCGGCCCCAAAGCGGCGAAGCCGCCACAAAATCGCTGTCCCTGATCCCTACATCTGATCCCTACATCTCGGGATCCCTACTTCTTGCGGCGCCGCCCGGCCTTCGCCTGCTTGCGGCGCTCCGCGCGCGTGAGGCCGTCGGCCTCGGAGCGGACGGGCTCGTCGTCGTCACTGTCGAAGTCGCCCTCGATCGTGCCGCCCTCGCCGTCCACCGTCGGCGCCGAGAAGTGCAGCTGACGACGCTGCGGAGCGTCCAGCCCCTTGGCGCGGATCTCCGGACGCCCGCCCGACTGCGCGGGCACCACGTCCTGCTTCTCCATGTCGACCGGCTCGGCGTCCTCTACGAGAACCTCCTCGACCTGCTGCTCGACCTGGACCTCCAGGTTGAACAGGTAGCCGACGGACTCCTCCTTGATGCCGTCCATCATCGCGGAGAACATGTCGAAGCCCTCGCGCTGGTACTCGACCAGGGGGTCCTTCTGCGCCATCGCGCGCAGGCCGATGCCCTCCTGGAGGTAGTCCATCTCGTAGAGGTGCTCACGCCACTTGCGGTCCAGGACCGACAGCACGACCCGCCGCTCCAGCTCACGCATGATCTCCGAGCCGAGCTGCGACTCCCGCGACTCGTACTGCTCGCGAATGTCGTCCTTGATGGACTCGGAGAGGAACTCGGCGGTCAGACCGGCCCGGTCACCGGCCGCCTCCTCCAGCTCCTCGACGGTGATCTTCACCGGGTAGAGCTGCTTGAAGGCGCCCCACAGCCGGTCCAGGTCCCAGTCCTCCGGGAAGCCCTCGGCGGTCTCCGCACCGACGTACGCGTCGATCGTGTCGTCCGTGAAGTGGTGGATCTGCTCCTGCAGGTCCTCCCCCTCCAGGACGCGGCGCCGCTCGCCGTAGATGACCTCACGCTGACGGTTGAGGACCTCGTCGTACTTCAGGACGTTCTTACGCGTCTCGAAGTTCTGCTGCTCCACCTGCGACTGCGCGGACGCGATCGCGCGCGTGACCATCTTGTTCTCGATCGGCACGTCGTCCGGCACGTTCGCCATCGACATGACGCGCTCGACCATCTGCGCCTTGAACAGCCGCATCAGGTCGTCACCAAGCGACAGGTAGAACCGGGACTCGCCCGGGTCGCCCTGACGGCCGCTACGGCCGCGCAACTGGTTGTCGATACGCCGCGACTCGTGCCGCTCGGTACCGAGGACGTAGAGCCCGCCGAGGTCCTTGACCTCCTCGAACTCCGCCTTGACCGCCTGCTCGGCCTTCTCCATTGCGGCCGGCAGGGCCGCGGCCCACTCCTCGATGTGCTCGTCGGGATCGAGGCCACGCTGACGCAGCTCCGCCTCGGCGAGGTCGTCGGGGTTGCCGCCGAGCTTGATGTCCGTACCACGGCCGGCCATGTTCGTGGCGACCGTCACAGCGCCCCTGCGGCCGGCCTGGGCGATGATCGGCGCCTCACGGTCGTGCTGCTTCGCGTTCAGCACCTCGTGCTGGATACCGCGCTTGGAGAGCTGCTGCGAGAGGTACTCGGACTTCTCGACCGACGTCGTACCGACGAGGATCGGCTGGCCCTTCTCGTGCTTCTCGGCGATGTCGTCGACGACCGCCTCGAACTTCGCGACCTCGGTGCGGTAGATCAGGTCCGACTGGTCCTTACGGACCATGGGCCTGTTCGTCGGGATCGGGACCACGCCGAGCTTGTAGATCTGGTGGAACTCGGCGGCCTCGGTCATCGCCGTACCGGTCATGCCGGACAGCTTGCCGTAGAGGCGGAAGAAGTTCTGCAGGGTGATCGTGGCGAGCGTCTGGTTCTCGTCCTTGATGTCCACCCCTTCCTTCGCCTCGATCGCCTGGTGCATGCCCTCGTTGTACCGGCGGCCGGCGAGGATACGGCCCGTGTGCTCGTCGACGATCATGACCTCGCCGTCGATGACGACGTAGTCCTTGTCCTTCTTGAAGAGCTCCTTCGCCTTGATGGCGTTGTTCAGGTAGCCCACCAGAGGCGTGTTCACCGACTCGTAGAGGTTGTCGATGCCCAGCCAGTCCTCGACCTTGGCGACACCGGACTCATGGATGGCGACCGTGCGCTTCTTCTCGTCGACGTCGTAGTCGCCCGTCTCCTCGAGACCCTTGAGGGGGTTGCCCACCTCGCCCTTCTTCAGGCGCGTCACGAGCTTGGCGAAGTCGCCGTACCACTTGGTGGCCTGGTCCGCCGGGCCGGAGATGATCAGCGGCGTACGGGCCTCGTCGACCAGGATCGAGTCGACCTCGTCGACGATGGCGAAGTTGTGGCCGCGCTGGACGAGCTCGTCCTGCGACCACGCCATGTTGTCGCGCAGGTAGTCGAACCCGAACTCGTTGTTCGTGCCGTACGTGATGTCGCACGCGTACTGCTCACGGCGCTGGGCCGGCGTCATGTTCGCCAGGATGCAGCCGACGTCCAGGCCCAGGAACTTGTGGACGCGACCCATCATCTCGGAGTCGCGCTCGGCCAGGTAGTCGTTGACCGTGATGAGGTGCACGCCGTCGCCGGAGAGGGCGTTGAGGTACGCGGGCAGCGTGCCGACGAGGGTCTTGCCCTCACCGGTCTTCATCTCGGCCACATAACCGAGGTGGAGGGCGGCACCGCCCATGAGCTGCACGTCGTAGTGGCGCTGGCCCAGCGAGCGCTTGGCGGCCTCGCGCACGGTGGCGAACGCCTCGGGCAGCAGGTCGTCCAGGCTCTCACCATCGGCGTACCGCTGCTTGTACTCATCGGTGAGGGCCCGCAGCTCGGCGTCGGAGAGGTCGACAAAGTCCTCTTCGATGGAGTTGACCTGGTCCGCGATGCGGTGCAGCTTGCGCAGGATCTTGCCTTCGCCTGCACGCATGATCTTTGAGAGGACGGACACGGGGGTTGGTCTCCTTGCCGGTCGGGCCGGGACGGTCGGTTCTTAAACTCACTGAGCAACGGCCATCGTATGCGAGGACCCCGCCACGCCGGGAGACCTGCCGCGACGAGGACCGCACACTGCTGCGCACCTGCTCCAAAATCTTCTTCAAACGGGACAACGGCCGGGCCCCGCCGATGGTGCCGCGTCCACCGAACGAATTGCGCGAATTGTGATCACGCGCTCACGCACGGCGAAATCGATGGCGCCCGCCGCACACCCCGAGCAGAATCGGCCGATGGAGCCCGAGCCCGTCACCCTCACCACCCCCCGCCTCGTCCTGCGCCCCCTCGACCCCCGGGACGCCGACGCCGTGTACACCGCAGCCCAGGACCCCGACGTCCAGCGCTGGACCACGATCCCCTCTCCCTACCTCGCCGAACACGCCGAGACCTTCACGGAACTGCTCGCCCCGGAGGGCTGGGCGACCGGCTCGATGTTCACCTTCGGCGTCTTCCTCCCCGACCTTCCCGGCCTCCCCGACCGGCCCGGCCTCCCCGACGCCGGGCCGCGCGCCCTCACCGGCGTCCTCAGCCTCACCATGCGCTCCCTGGGCACCGCCGAGGTCGGCTTCTGGGCCGTCAAGGAACACCGGGGCCGGGGCTACACCACCGAGGCCACCCTCGCCGCCGCCCGCTGGGCGTTCACCTCCCTCTCCGTCGACCGCGTCGAATGGCGGGCCGAAGTCGGCAACACCGCCTCCCGCGCGGTCGCCGAAAACGCCGGCTTCACCCTGGAAGGCACCCTGCGCTCAGCCATCAACAACAAGGGCGTACGACGAGACTGCTGGCTCGCCTCCCTGCTCCCGTCGGACCTGGGACTGCCGTCGGCGGCACCGTACGTGCCGGCACCACACAGCCCGCCCGGCGAGTGACCGCCTTCCCGGCCCGTCCAAGAGGGCGCCCCTTCCCGGGGAATCTCCCCAAAACCCCAGCTCACCCCCCGATGTCAGACCCACCCCCTATCGTGCGAGCCATGACGACCCCGCGCCCTTCCACCGAGCTCTCCGCGGACGAAGCCCGCCGCATCGCCCTCCGGGCGCAAGGCTTCCTCGGCACGCCCGACCGCAAGGCCGGCGTCCGCGGCGTCCTCCGGCACCTCGGCGCGGTCCAACTCGACACCATCTCCGTCCTGGCCCGCTCCCACGAGCTGATCCCCTACGCCCGCCTGGGCGCCGTAGGCCGCAAGACGGTCGAGAACGCGTACTGGAAGCCCATGTCCGCGGGCGCGCCTGCGGCCCGACCGCACGCCTTCGAGTACTGGTCCCACGCCGCGTGCATCCTCCCCATCGAGGAATGGCCCCACTTCGCCTTCCGCCGCCGCGCCTACCGGGCCCGCCCGCACTGGAACCACGCCCTCCCGGACGGCACGTACGACCAGGTCATCAAGCAGCTCCGCACCGAAGGCCCCCTCACCGCCACCGAGTTGGGCGGCGCGAAGAAGACCAGCGAGTGGTGGGACTGGTCCGGCACCAAGGTCGCCGTGGAACGCGCGCTGATGTACGGGGAGGTGGTCTGCGTCGAACGCCGCGGCTGGAAGCGCGTCTACGACCTCGCCGAACGCGCCGTACCCGCCGACCTGCTGCACGACGAGCTGGACGACACCGAGTGCCTGCGCCGCCTCGTCCGCCTGGCCGGCCAGTCCCTCGGCGTGGGCACGCGCGCGGACATCGCCGACTACCACCGTCTCAAGGGCGAACAGGTCGACGCGGTGATCGCCGACTCGGGCCTGGTCCCGGTCACCGTCGAAGGCTGGGGCAAGCCCGCCTGGGCCGACCCGACGGCCCTTCAGACGCCCCCGCGCGGCCGCCACCGCACCACGCTCCTGTCCCCGTTCGACTCCCTGATCTGGGAACGGGCGCGCACCGAGCGCATCTTCGGCTTCACCCACCGCCTGGAGGCCTACGTCCCCAAGCCGAAGCGGGTCTACGGCTACTTCGCGATGCCGGTCCTGGCCGGCGGCCGGCTCGTCGGCCGCGTGGACCCGGCCCGCGAAGGCCGCACCCTGGTCGCCAGGCAGGTCACCCTGGACGGCCCGAAGGCGGTCCCGGCGGTGGCACAGGCCCTGCTCGAGGCGGCGACCTGGGTGGACTGCACGGACGTACGCGTGGAACGCGTGGACGCCCCCGACCTGCGCGAGCCGCTCACCAGGGTACTCACCCGCGCACTCGCCTGACCGAAGCCGGTGGAGCCGGTGGAGCCGGTGGAGCCGACGAAACCGGCGCGGTCACCGGATCCGAAACCACCGGATCCGGAGTCACCGACGTCAGCGATCCGGAGTCAGCGGATCTCGAGGATCTTCTCCCGCATCGCGTACACCACCGCCTCCATCCTGGAGTGCAGTTGCAGCTTCTCCAGGATGTTGCGCACATGGTTCTTCACGGTGTTCTCGGAGATGAACAACTCCTTGGCGATGTCACGGTTGTTCATCCCCGTGGCGACCAGCTTGAGCACCTCCAGCTCCCGGTCCGTCAGCCGAGGCGCGGGCACGAGGCGACGCTCGTCGGTCCGCTGGATCATCGACTTGAACTCGGTGAGCAGCTTCGACGCCATGGAGGGGCTGATCTGCGACTGCCCGTCGGCGACCGCGCGGATGGCGGTGGCGACCTCGTCCGTGGAGATCTCCTTGAGGAGATATCCGGTCGCGCCCGCCTTGATCGCCTCGTAGAGGTCGGCCTCCTCGTCGCTGATCGTCAGCATGATGATCTTCGCGCTGGGGGCCACCTCCTTGATGGAGGTGCACGCCTCGATACCACCGCGCTTGGGCATCCGTACGTCCATCAGCACGATGTCCGGCAGCAGGTCGGCCGCCTTGTCCACGGCCTCGGCGCCGTCCCCCGCCTCACCGACGACCTGGATGTCCTCCTCGGCCGCGAGCACGATCTCCAGTCCGCGACGGAACAGGGCGTGGTCGTCGACGACAAGGACTCTGATCGGCTCCTTGCGTGAAGTGCCCGCGTCCGGGCCCATGCCGACGACGCCGTCGTCGGCGCCTTCGTCCCGCATCGGTCCGAAGCTGTCCGCCATCGTTCCTCCCCCTGAAGGCTGTGGCCGTGGTCCCGAGCCATCGCCAACCCAAGGCAACGGCCCACCGGTTGAGCCGCCCTGCCATGATTCCATGCCCGGACGACAACGCGGTGACAGAGCGATGCCCGAAGGGGTCGCGCACAGGTGCCCCTGGGGGCGCACACCGCGCTCCCAG
The Streptomyces sp. NBC_01485 genome window above contains:
- the secA gene encoding preprotein translocase subunit SecA — its product is MSVLSKIMRAGEGKILRKLHRIADQVNSIEEDFVDLSDAELRALTDEYKQRYADGESLDDLLPEAFATVREAAKRSLGQRHYDVQLMGGAALHLGYVAEMKTGEGKTLVGTLPAYLNALSGDGVHLITVNDYLAERDSEMMGRVHKFLGLDVGCILANMTPAQRREQYACDITYGTNNEFGFDYLRDNMAWSQDELVQRGHNFAIVDEVDSILVDEARTPLIISGPADQATKWYGDFAKLVTRLKKGEVGNPLKGLEETGDYDVDEKKRTVAIHESGVAKVEDWLGIDNLYESVNTPLVGYLNNAIKAKELFKKDKDYVVIDGEVMIVDEHTGRILAGRRYNEGMHQAIEAKEGVDIKDENQTLATITLQNFFRLYGKLSGMTGTAMTEAAEFHQIYKLGVVPIPTNRPMVRKDQSDLIYRTEVAKFEAVVDDIAEKHEKGQPILVGTTSVEKSEYLSQQLSKRGIQHEVLNAKQHDREAPIIAQAGRRGAVTVATNMAGRGTDIKLGGNPDDLAEAELRQRGLDPDEHIEEWAAALPAAMEKAEQAVKAEFEEVKDLGGLYVLGTERHESRRIDNQLRGRSGRQGDPGESRFYLSLGDDLMRLFKAQMVERVMSMANVPDDVPIENKMVTRAIASAQSQVEQQNFETRKNVLKYDEVLNRQREVIYGERRRVLEGEDLQEQIHHFTDDTIDAYVGAETAEGFPEDWDLDRLWGAFKQLYPVKITVEELEEAAGDRAGLTAEFLSESIKDDIREQYESRESQLGSEIMRELERRVVLSVLDRKWREHLYEMDYLQEGIGLRAMAQKDPLVEYQREGFDMFSAMMDGIKEESVGYLFNLEVQVEQQVEEVLVEDAEPVDMEKQDVVPAQSGGRPEIRAKGLDAPQRRQLHFSAPTVDGEGGTIEGDFDSDDDEPVRSEADGLTRAERRKQAKAGRRRKK
- a CDS encoding Rv3235 family protein translates to MNKVMTRTQHHPGTRPPGRRDTRRPTGTPPRTPNGVTPRPSPHSTRPPTAPGTTSPTGTATRTRHADGRPATTQALTPPTVPAQTPRRPLSQPRPTDLFADRLLAVLTGQRPVHFMLRHTLGHAYDDLAHLAERGPLRSTAHSARPVVRDIGYFVPRTGAIEAFARISAGDRLRAMAFRLELGTDRRWRCTAVELDGPRRPHPQDD
- a CDS encoding winged helix-turn-helix domain-containing protein; the encoded protein is MTTPRPSTELSADEARRIALRAQGFLGTPDRKAGVRGVLRHLGAVQLDTISVLARSHELIPYARLGAVGRKTVENAYWKPMSAGAPAARPHAFEYWSHAACILPIEEWPHFAFRRRAYRARPHWNHALPDGTYDQVIKQLRTEGPLTATELGGAKKTSEWWDWSGTKVAVERALMYGEVVCVERRGWKRVYDLAERAVPADLLHDELDDTECLRRLVRLAGQSLGVGTRADIADYHRLKGEQVDAVIADSGLVPVTVEGWGKPAWADPTALQTPPRGRHRTTLLSPFDSLIWERARTERIFGFTHRLEAYVPKPKRVYGYFAMPVLAGGRLVGRVDPAREGRTLVARQVTLDGPKAVPAVAQALLEAATWVDCTDVRVERVDAPDLREPLTRVLTRALA
- a CDS encoding response regulator transcription factor — translated: MADSFGPMRDEGADDGVVGMGPDAGTSRKEPIRVLVVDDHALFRRGLEIVLAAEEDIQVVGEAGDGAEAVDKAADLLPDIVLMDVRMPKRGGIEACTSIKEVAPSAKIIMLTISDEEADLYEAIKAGATGYLLKEISTDEVATAIRAVADGQSQISPSMASKLLTEFKSMIQRTDERRLVPAPRLTDRELEVLKLVATGMNNRDIAKELFISENTVKNHVRNILEKLQLHSRMEAVVYAMREKILEIR
- a CDS encoding GNAT family N-acetyltransferase, whose translation is MEPEPVTLTTPRLVLRPLDPRDADAVYTAAQDPDVQRWTTIPSPYLAEHAETFTELLAPEGWATGSMFTFGVFLPDLPGLPDRPGLPDAGPRALTGVLSLTMRSLGTAEVGFWAVKEHRGRGYTTEATLAAARWAFTSLSVDRVEWRAEVGNTASRAVAENAGFTLEGTLRSAINNKGVRRDCWLASLLPSDLGLPSAAPYVPAPHSPPGE
- a CDS encoding DUF6912 family protein; amino-acid sequence: MRVYVPLTLPGLAEAHKTGELGSGPLVAYAVTPGLREWYLSDDIEELEYAALSRAALASLRLLAADPGAPRRRVVVAVDVPDRAAVADPDRGLDPAALGEVRVSGAVRLGKAAAVHVDAGDAEADVTAAAEALAAADGGDDDAQFVVDGAEDHELLWFATQEIPNLVGSGG